The DNA region CCCGTAAACCCAAGGGGGAGTGATGGATGAAAGATATTTCCGTAATTATCGTAGCCGCCGGTGAGAGCAAGCGGATGGGTATGGGAATCCGAAAGCCATATCTGACGCTTAAAGGAAAACCGGTGCTGCGTCATAGTATTGATGTCTTCAGGGGTATCTCGGCTGTAAAAGAGATCATTATTGCCGTAAATCCCAGAGATACCCAGATAACGGAAAATATTATCAGGAGGTTTAAGGAGGTAAGAACGGTGGCCGGCGGGGCGCGCAGGGTTGATTCGGTATTTAACGCCCTGATGGCGACCGATAACCAGAGCCGGATGGTCCTGGTGCACGACGCGGCCCGTCCTTTTGTCAGCCGCCGGGATGTGCTAAGATTGATTAACCAGGTGCGCCGGAGCGGAGCGGCCATATTGGCTGTGCCGGTAAAAGACACTATAAAGAGGACGAAAGAACTAAAGAACCTTATTATAAAAGAAACCGTAACACCGAGGGAATCATTATGGGCGGCGCAGACGCCACAGGGATTCAGGCGGGATTGGTTGGTCAGGGCCTATCAGGACAGGGGAGTTAATGTGACGGATGACGCGTCCCTGGTGGAGAGAATGGGATTGCCGGTACGCATTGTCCGCGGGTCGGAAGCCAATATCAAGATTACGACTAAGGCGGATATACGTGGTAAGTAGACAATAAACAGTTGTCAGTAGACAGCTATAAGATGAAGAAGATAATCATATTCGGCGGGACGTTTAACCCGATACATAATGGACATCTGCGCATGGCCCGGGTACTCCGGAGTAAATTCAGGCCCGATAAAATTCTTTTTATTCCCTGCCACATCCCGTATCACAAGAATTATCAGGGATTGGCTGATCCGAAACACCGGCTGGCGATGGCTCGACTGGCTATTGCCGGAATGCCCGGCTTAGCGACCTCGGATATGGATATAAAAAGGGGCGGACGGACATTTTCCATTGATACCGTTAAGGCGCTGAAGCGGAAATACAAAGCCGGGACGGAATTATATTTCGTCATCGGTGCTGATTCGCTGATTGACCTGTCGCGCTGGTATAAGATAAAAGAACTGAGCCGGCTGTGCAGGTTTATCACCATAGCCCGGACCGGGTTTGATTCCGGCAAACTAATCAAGGGATTGCCGTTTCCGAAGGATGTGATTGATGAAATGAAGCGGTTATATCAGTCAAGCCCGAGGATAAATATTTCCTCAACCCGGATCAGGGCCAATATCAGGGCCGGAAAACCGATAAAATCTCTTGTCCCCAGGGCAGTGGAGAGTTATATTAGAAACTACGGTTTATATAAGTAAGTCTCATTGTGTCATTCCCGTGACCCCTAACGGGATTCTTATTAATGAGAGTTCCGTAGGAAAAACGGGAATCTAGGTTTTCCAACGATGTTCTGGATTCCCGCCTACGCGGGAATGACATATAAGTGTGTTAAGTATTATGAATATTCTTTTTACCAGCATGGCCAAGGACTTTTTCTCGAGTATCGGCCGGCATCTGGTCCTGCTGGGCGATACGGCCAGGTCATACCGTTACATCGGCAAGCGGAAGTCCGCCATCCTGGCCGAGGTAGAGCGGGGCGTCTTCGGTTCGTTCCCGGTGGTGATGATAGTCGGCGTCTTTACCGGCATGGTCCTGGCGTTCCAGTCCGGCAAGGAGCTGGCTGATTACGGGCAGGAGTCGTCTATCGGCGCGCTGGTGGCGGTGACCATGTGCCGCGAGATGGGACCGGTCATGACGGCCTATATCCTGGCCGGATTGATCGGCTCGACCATTGCCGCGGAACTGGGCACCATGAAGGTCTCCGAAGAAGTGGATGCACTGTCGGTCATGTCTGTTGACCCGGTTAATTACCTGGCCCTGCCCCGGATTATTGCATTGGCCATCATCAGCCCGATTCTGACCATTTACACCAATATCATCGGCATATTGGGCGGGGCAGTGATTGGAAGACTGAAACTGGAGATTAGTTTTCCGTTTTATTTCCGCCGGGCCATGGAAAGCCTGGAGATGATTGATATTTACAGCGGGTTATTCAAGGCATTCATATTCGGGCTGACCATCGCGATAGTCGGCTGCGTCCAGGGGCTGAATGCCGAGAACGGCGCGGCCGGCGTGGGCAAGTCCACCATGAAATCCGTGGTTATCTCCTTCGTCTCAATATTGATATTGGATTTCCTGCTGACCTGGATGTTTTACTAAGCATAGAGCAAAGGGCGTGTAGCATAGAGTTACTATACGCTCTACGCTCTACGCTCTACGCTTATTTATTATGTCTAACAATCTCTGGCCTCAAATTGAATCCATCCTTCTCCAGATTACCAATCCATCCCAATACACCGGCGGGGAGTTTAATAGCGTAACCAAGGACCACAATTCGGTTGATGTCAGGATAGCCCTGGCATTTCCGGATAAATACCAAATCGGAATGTCGCACTGGGGCCTGCAGGTGCTCTACGGGCTGGTTAACAGCCGGACCGATGCCCTGGCCGAGCGCGCCTTTGCACCGCAACTGGATATGGAGCAGATGATGCGGGCCAAAGGCATACCGCTGTTCACATTGGAGAGCCACACGGCGGTCAAGGATTTTGATATCTTCGCGCTCTCGCTCCAGTATGAACTGGTCTATACCAATGTCCTGAATATGCTCGACCTGGCCGGGATTCCTCTGGAGCGGACTAAACGTGATGACTCGCATCCGCTGGTTATTGCCGGCGGTCCGTCTGTATTCAACCCTGAGCCGATGGCGGATTTCATTGATATATTCGTAATCGGCGATGGCGAAGAGGTACTGGTTAAGATAGTAGATGAGTTCAAGAAGTGCAAGGCGGAAAAACTCGGGCGCACGGAGACAATTAAGCGTTTGGCGCAGAATGTGCCGTCTGTATATGCGCCGGCATTGCATGAAGTCACATACAATTCTGACCAAACCATAAAAGCCATAACACCGTTTGCGGTTATTCCCAAAGCCACGGTGGCAAACCTGGATGAGGCGTTTTATCCGATTGCGCCGATTGTCCCGTTCGGAGACGCCATCCATAACCGCATCAATCTGGAGATAATGCGGGGCTGTCCGCATTCCTGCCGGTTTTGCGTCTCCAGCGTGATTAAATCGCCTTTGCGCTTTCGTTCGGTCTTCAAACTCCTGGAACTGGCCGAGCGGATATACCGTAACACCGGCTATGATGAAATCTCCCTGTTGTCGCTGTCCAGCGGCGACCATCCGGATATAGACGAACTAATCCTGCGCCTGACCAGCCGGTTCAAGAGCAAGCGGGTGGGGCTGTCCCTGCCGTCCCTGCGGGTGGATGAGCGGTTGATGAATTTACCAGCGGTCTTGAATGCGGTGCGCAAATCAGGGTTTACCATGGCGCCCGAGGCCGGGACCGACAAACTGCGCGCCATTATTAGCAAGGACATCAAGGACAAAGACCTTTATGAAGCGGTCCGGGCGGCATATAAAAACGGCTGGCGGCTGGTGAAACTATATTTTATGGTCGGACTGCCCGGCGAGACCATGGACGATATCAAGGCCATTGCCAATATGATACGGCAGGCATCGCAAATCGGCCGGGAATTCCATAAACAACCGGGTAATATTAATGTAACGATTTCGCCATTTGTGCCCAAGCCCCACACGCCGTTCCAGTGGGCCGGGATGGACAGCATAGAAACCCTGCGGGCAAAGCAGGCATTTCTCAGAGACCAATTAAGGTCCAGGCATATCAAGGTCAAGTTCCATCCGCCGGAACGCAGTTTTATTGAATCAATCTTCTCGCGCGGTGACCGGCGATTAGGCCGATTGCTTATCAATGCCTTTAAGCAGGGGTGCAAGTTTGACGCCTGGGACGAGCACTTTGAATTCTCCAAATGGCTCAAGGCGATAGAACAAAGCCAAAAAGAACTGGAGGGATTTAGCCAGCGGAGCGTGAGCGAAGTCCCGATGGATATCGGGAAATTCTATGCCATTCGCAAGAGAGACATTTCAGAGGTCTTGCCCTGGGATATGATAGATGGCGGACTGAGCAAGGAGCATCTCAAACAAGATATGGCTTCTGTGACCCAGGCCGTTGGTGCGCCGATATCTGAATAGTAGTTATAGGTGAAAAGGGAATTAAGTGTGGAGTGTTCCCCGAATAGAGAGAATATTTTGCATATGAAGTTCTTTATCACTTTGTTTTTATGTTTAAGCTTATCTGGTTGCACAAGTACTTTAGTAGGGGGTGGTATACCAACTATAATAGTTCCATATATGGCAGCGGCTATTGACGGTCGGTTAGATAGTTCTTCATCTAAAGAAGGAATATTTCTGAAAGTCACATCGACTAATACTAAAGGTTGGGATACCACTTCTTTTAAATTCTATGATTCGGCGACATCACAAAAGATAAACTATGGAGAAGGGCAAAAAGAAGATTATGAAATTGGATTTATTAATAGTAAAATGTATGACGGGTGGTCATTTGCATTCTCTAAAGGGCAATATGATGCTACAGTTAACGGTATAAAAGACCGGCTAACCGAAAGGCAGTATTACATTAATCATACCTATCTTTTTAAGGAGGAATTGTATGGTATTCAGCCGTTCATTAAAGCAGGATTTGGGATAATGCATCAGGACTTCAATAATTTAGATTTAGGTCGAACAGATTATCCCGGGTCTAATGCTGGAGCGTTGCTTAATGGCGCCCTTGGTCTTAGAATCTCTGTTTACAAGGAAATATTCTTATCAATTGGCGGTCAATGGGAACGGTTTGCTGTTGGGGAGGGGGACCCCACGGGATGGTGGGAGCGTAACGATGATGTAACGCATCGTTTCAACTCGTTTATTTCTATTTCGGGAGGACTTTGACCGAGTTTGGGGGACAGCATACTTTATAATCGGGGGGATGCCCTCCAGAGGTGGGCAAGCGATACCGCCCTTAAACAGGCGGTGGGCCTGCCTGCCGGTAGGCAGGTAGCCACCGAATTGCACTAACCCTGCCCTCTGGCGGGAATATCGGGGGATGTTCTGCTAACTCCCCAAAAGTTTCCGGAGTGTCCACGGATGGTTCGGGGACATCCACGGATGGTCGGGGGACGTCCACGGATGGTTCGGGGGCGTCCACGGATGGTTCGGGGGCGTCCACGGATGGTTCGGGGGCGTCCACGGATGGTCGGGGGCGTCCACGGATGTTCGGGGGCGTCCACGGATGGTCGGGGGCGTCCACGGATGTTCCGGGGACATACGGCAAAGTCATGGGAATGTTCGCCAAACATAGATAGAATAAGTGGTTATAAGAGATTGCCACGCCCTACGGGTTCGCTGGATGCGGTCCCTTCGGGCTCGCAATGACTGTCATTGCGAGGAGTCCCAGCGGAACGACGAAGCAATCTACTTTAATAAGAGATATTTTAGGGGTTAGAGTATATGCTTAATTGTGTTAGTATAGGTTGCAAGGTCAATCAGGCGGAGATGGCGGAGATAAAGGACGGCCCAGCCCTGGCCCCGAAATTATCGGGACTTCGTTGCGACTCCGCACGCACGGGCTGGGTGAATGTCTGCGTGTTGAATACCTGCGCTGTGACTGCCACGGCTGAGGCCAAGTCCCGCAAACTTATCCGCCGGCTCATTCGTCAGAATCCCAATTCCCGGCTGATTGTTACCGGATGCCTGGCCCAGGCCAAGCCGGAGGAGGTTAAACGGTTGATACGGAAAGATGATGTGGTGATTGGTAATAAAGATAAAGTACGCATACCGGAGATGGTTTTGCAACTTAAGAACCCCGCATCAGGGTGCGGGGTAAACTCCAGAACTGAAAAACTAAAGAACAGTTCTTTAGTTCTTGAGTCCTTTAGTCATTCAGTGTGCGCCGAAAGGCGCACCAGGGCTTTTGTAAAGATTCAGGATGGGTGTAATAATTTCTGTTCATATTGCATCGTGCCGTTCCTGCGTTCGGAAATGTGGTCCAAGCCGCTAAATACAGTTGATAAGGAGATAAGGGAATTGGTTAATAAGGGTTATCAGGAAGTAGTTCTGACCGGGATTAACTTAGGCAAGTATGATGATTTAACGGGGTTGCTAAAGAGATTGCTCAAGATTAAAGAACTTAAGCGGCTTCGGCTGAGTTCCATTGAGTTAGAGGATGTCAGCGATGAGCTGATTGATTTGATAGCCGAAAATCCCGTTATTTGTCCGCATCTGCATATCCCGTTGCAGAGCGGGAGCGACCGAATTCTTAAATTAATGAAGCGGCATTATACTTCCGGGGATTTTATAAAGCGGATTAATCTGCTCAAGCGCCGGATAGCGAATCCGGCTATTACCACGGATATAATAGTAGGATTCCCAAGCGAAACCGATGATGATTTCCGGCAGACCCTGGCGGTCTGCAAGGAGGTAGGTTTCAGCAAGATACACATATTCCCGTTCAGTCCGCGTCAGGGTACGGCGGCTTTTGGGATGACGGATAATGTCAAGTCCGATATAATAAAAAAGCGTTTTAATATTCTCAATAATCTTGCCAGCGAATTATCTTTAAAGTATAAACAACTCTTTATCAATAAAGAGGTTGAGGTCCTGACCGAAGATTCAAATGAAGGTTTTACTGACAGGTATATTAAAGTCAGTATCAAACCAAGCGGAGAGATAAAGCCCAACCAGATAGTTAAGGTTAAGATAACCGGAATTAAACCGGATTGGGTGAGCGGAATTCGGAGTGCGGAATGCAGAATGCGGAGTGGGAATCAGTGAATAATTATAAAACTGTTATAAGCAAGATTCTGGGCGTGGTAAAGAAGCACCGGCGGTTCCTGATTACCGGGCATGCCCGGCCGGACGGCGATTGCCTGGGTTCGGAACTGGCTATCGCCCGGATGCTTACCCGGATGGGCAAATCAGCGCATGTAATTAATTACGGTTCGATCTCCCGGGAATTATTCTTTATGCCCGGGGTAAAGCAGGTCAGGTTCTATCGCAAAGGCGATAGGTTACCGGATGATATAGAGGTTGCTTTTGTCATTGATTCCGGGGGCTTAAGCCGGCTGGAGGAACTGGAACCGGCTGTCCGCCGGATGCTGGCAGCAAAGAGCAAGCCCTTCCTGATTAACATTGACCACCATCCCTCCAACGGAGATTTCGGGGACATTAACTGGGTTAACGCGAAAAGTTCTTCGGTAGGCGAGATGATATATTTGCTGATTAAACAGAGCGGCGTAAAGATGGACAAGGATATCGCCACCAATCTCTATGTTTCGCTGGATACCGATACCGGGCATTTCTGTTTTGAGACCACCACGCCGATGAGCCATCAGATAGCCGCCGACCTGATAGAAAAAGGCGTTAAGGTTCGGGATATTTACCGGAAGATTTACGAGGACAAGACCATCGGCGAGATGAGATTGTTTGTTGAATGCCTGAGACAAACCAAGCTGGCGTTTAACGGCCGAATTGCCTGGAGCGTGCTGACCCGGCAGATGTACCGGAAATTCGGAGCCACGCCGACCGATTCCCAGAACTATCTGTCTACCATCAGGGCCATCGAGGGCGTCAAGGTGGCTCTGCTGTTCAAGGAAACCGAGCAGAATCCGCTGTCCATCAAGGTGAGCATCCGGACGGACCGTCCGATAGATGCGGATGGATTGGTTAAGGCGCTGGGCGGCGGCGGCCATCACCGGGCGGCCGGCGTGACCATGAAGCCGCCGGTGCAGCAGGCGTGCCGGCAACTGATTAAACATATAGCCGGGCTGATAAAAAGTTAGTTTTTGCTTGACCCGGTTAGAAACAGATTATATAAATTTTCGTGCGATAAAACTTTGATATTATTTCACGGCAAGGTATAAATAATACTTATGAAAAGCGCATGGGGATTTGATATCAGCAAGTCGTCTCTCAAGGCGGTCCGGCTGGAATTGTCCGAGGACGGCGTAGAGATAACCGATTTTGACGTGATTGACTACGGTCCTTCGCCCAGCCGTGATGAGGCCACCTTTGAGCAGGATTTCCGCCTGGCTTTTAATACCTTCCGGAGCCGTCATAAGCTGAGGGGCGAGGCCATCGTGGTTTCGCCGCCTTTCCACAATGTTTTTAACCGGTTCGTCAATCTTCCGTCGGTCAGCGGCGAGCGCCTGCATGAAATAGTCAAATACGAGGCCCAGCAGCACCTGCCGTTTAATATTGAAGAAGTTATCTGGTCGTACCAGAAGATAGAGCGCGCTTACCAGCCCGGCGAGGAGATAGAAGTGGTTTTCTTCGCGGTCAAGCGTGACTTGATCGAGCAATTCCTGGGGCTGGTGACCAACAGCGGCCTGCGGGTGGACGCCATCCAGTTTGCGCCGGTGGCGCTCTACAATTATATCATGGCCGATTACGCCGCGCTCGGGACCGGAAAGAATTTCGTCATCCTGGACATCGGCACCAATAACACCAACCTGGTTCTGGTTGAGGGCAATAAATTCTGGATTCGGAACATACCGATTGTCGGCAACGACATCACCAAGGCCATCCAGCAGAAACTGGAGATTCCCTTTGAAGAGGCCGAGCGGATGAAGGTCAGCACGACCTCCAAGGAATCACCCGAGGCGGGCAAGATATTTGCCGCCACCCAAAACATCCTCAAGGATCTGGCCAGCGAGATTCACCGTTCCATCGGATTCTATAAGAGCCTGGCCAGCGGCCGCTCGGTCAATTTTGACAAGATAATCCTGATGGGCAATGCTTCCAAGACCATCTATTTCGAGGAATTCGTTTCCCAGCGCCTCCAGATTGCCACGGTGAAATTGTCCGGATTGGGCAAACTGGAGCTGGCTGACGAGGTGAATAAAACTGAGTTCTCATTTAAGTTGCAGGGTTTGGGAGTGGCGACGGGACTGGCCTTGCAGGGACTGGATAAGTCGGTCAACAAGATAAACCTTCTGCCGCCTGAGGTTCTGCAACGCCGGGCCGTTTTGCGCCGCAAGCCGTTTGTGGCGGCCATTGCGGCGGTTCTTATCCTGATTCCGTTGCTACTGCATCTTTCAGCCCAAGGTGAACTGAACCGCTTGACTAAAGCCAACGAGCAGATTAGGGAAGTGCTTGATAAAAGCGAAAAAATAAGCAAGAACTATAAAAAGCTAAAAGAGGAAGGCGATAAGATAAAGCAGTTGACTGATTTTACTTCGGTCGGCTGGCAGAGGGATATCTGGATAAAGATATTGAACAATCTCAATAAGTTGGGCGTATTTGCCCAGCCCAATATCGCGCCGCCCAAGGGGTATGTCGAAAAGGGCAGCGAAGCTGATGGGAAATACGTCAAGGAACAGGAACAGAATAAGATATGGGTATTGGAAGTAAAGATGTCCAGGATTGGCAAGCCGGATGACAAGGCGGTCAGCCCGGCAGGGGGGTTTGTCAATATGGAGATTATCTGCGGATTAACGGCCCGGCGCAAGGCCGACGGCGAATTTGACCCGGTCAGCTCCCAGTCGTTTATTAAAGACCAACTGGTCAAGCCGCTGTTAGCCGAGTTTAATATACCGGAGTCAGCTTCCATGGTGAATATGATTGGCAGCCATCCGGTAAACGAATTGAAAACCGACCAGGAAATAAAGGAAACAGAGCGCGTTTCCGAAGAGCCCAGGTATTACCGTTTCCAGGTGAATCTCCAGATTCCGGTGGCAAAATAAATGAGTAATGAATGATGCCCCGCCAAGGCGGGACTCTAAGAGATTTGAAATGAAGAAGAATTTGTTTGTATTCGCAGTAGCGGGAGCCGTAATCGCCGCTATTGTTGTTTTTTACTTTGGGGTAATCAGTTATTACAGCCAGATTTCTGGGCAAGCAGACCAATTGAAAGTTTATAAGGAAGATATAGAAAAAATTATGGCCAAGAAGGGCGAAGTGCCTTCCCAGAAGTGGGTGGAAGCATATGAAGCCCGGCAAAAGGAACTGGACAGCGAGATTGCCGGCTGCCGGAATTATTATATAGAAATCGACAAGACGCTTGAGAAATGGTTCCCGGGGCTGAAGATTGACAAGAATGAGATGCCGGCGGTGGGCGATTTCAAGGCGACCTACCTTTCAGAAAAGGATGTTACGATAAGGCAGCTTAAGGCAAAGAAGTTATACGGCGCTTCAGAGGAGGAATCTGGTGAAGAGAATAAGGCGGAGGAAGGAAAAGACCTGGGATTCGGGGAGCCCACCGCGGATAATCTTAAGAAGCTCCAGAAGCAGTTCTGGATACAGAAGGCGTTGTTTAACTCAATAATGGAATCCAATGTGGTGAAGTGCGAAAAGTTGGAATTCCCGGATATCAACCAGTCCAAAGCAGCCTCGTTCACTTACGGTGTTCTTATTCCGTTTAACCTGACGGTGGCCATACAGAATAAGGACATTCCGGGATTTGTGCATAATACCATGAAATTCCGCAATGATAAGGATGCGTCCTCCATATGCGTTTTATTCAAGAATATTTCGATTGCCCGGATACCGGATGAGATCAAGAATATACCGGAGAATATAGAGGCGAAACCGGTACCGGACAAGAACCGGGATACCTATAAACCGGAGCAGGTCAGGCTGCCGCTGAGCAAACTGGTTATTGAAGGCGAGGCGCTGGATTTTGACTTCGCGCTGGCGATGCAGGCCGCCAAGGAAGACCAGGCGGTTAAGGATAAGGCGGCAAAAGATAAAGCGGCAAAGAATAAAGCGGCAAAGGGCAAGCCGGGCAAGGACAGTAAAGACACGGATAAGGAAGAGAATAAGTAACCGATATGAAATTATCAAACATAAAACAATTTATTGCCAGCTATCCTGAGCGGATAATATTCGGCGTCTGCGCCATTATATTTCTGGTGGTGCTTATCGGGTATTTTACCGGAGGGAAAGATAATGAAACGGTTTCTTCGGCAATCCGGGAATCAGACGAGCTGAAAAAGGTTATTACCCTGAATGAGTTGGCCGCATTGGGGAAAGTAGAATGCCTGAAGAAGATAAAAGGTAACTGGGAGGAGATTCAGCAGCCGACCGAAGGCAAGGCCTGGCTGATGTATCGTCCGCCGGTAATAACCGTCGAGTTTACAAGAGAAAGCACTTTTATTATTGAGAAGAAAGCCAATCTGCCCCCGGCAGCTAAGAGCGTTATTACCGACACTAACAGGCCGGATGAGATTACCCTGACCTGGGACGGGAATATGAGCTCCACGGCCCAGATTAAGGGTTACAGGATTTACCGCCGGGCCCAGGGCGAAAAGGATTTTGCGGCAATCGCAGAGATTCCGGCTGTGACTTCCACGGAAAGCAGTTATACCCATGTTGATAAGGGATTGAAACCGGAATCCGAATATTCTTATTATTTTACGGCCTTATCTGAGGAGCCGGAGGTTATAAAACCGGAAAGCGAGAAGAGCGGAGAATTGAAGGCGACTACGTTGAAAGATTACAAGATTGAATTTAAGTCAGTAGACGAGAAAAACAACCGGGTTTGGACTAAGATTGATAAATATCTAAATGGGAAATGGGATAAAAAAGAGGGCTTTGTGATTAAAGGCGAGAAAATAGATATGGATAAATTTGTTACCGGATGCACTTTGAAGGATTTCCAGGCCGATATGAAAGAAGAAATAGTTGCCGGTAATACCATGAAGGTGGCAATATTTAAGGTTATTTATATTGACAAAAGCATAGAGTATATTAAAGAAGTTAAGAAATAGTTCGAAGTCGGGTAATACTGTTGTGAGTGAAGCAATGAGAATAAAGAATTATCATTGGTTAGTACCTGCCTATGGGCTTCTGTGCTTTATAATGATTACGGGATGCGGCGGCAAGTCCAAATTGCAGCCCGCGAAGATGAATACCCAGCCGGCGCCGGCAATTGCAGGAACTGAGAACGTTCCGGAGCCGAAGCCTTCCGAGGATACCCGGCCCCAACCGGGTCCAATCACGCCAGATGACTTAACCGAAGCGCTAAGACGTCTGGAATCAGAGAAGGCCGTTGATATAGAAAAACAAAGAGTATTAGCGGAAAATTATTACCAGGTCGGTCTTAAGCTATATCAGGAGCTGAGATTTGCCGATGCCATAGACGCCCTTAAGAAGGCCTCAGAGCTTGACCCGTCCCATGAAAAGGCCAAGGTGCTTTTAGAGGAAGCGCGTCTGGCCCAGGGAGAATACCTGTCCGGCGAGATGGGCGCGGTTTCCCGGAAACTCTTTGCGGAAGTCCGGGCCAAAATCCAGCAGGCAAAATTGGAAGTCGAATATCATCTTAATAAAGGGATCCAGTATTATAACGATGAGGATTATGTCAAGGCCGAAGAGGAATTTAAATGGGTGGTTGAGACCATTAAATGGTTCCCTTACCGGACTGATTTGATGAACTACCAGACCCAGGCGGAAAATTATCTGCGGGTGAATACGGAGAAGAAGGAAGTCAAGGAACGCGATATGACCAGGCGCCGTGAGGTCGCGGCGCGGAAGCTGGCATCCCAGGAGGAGGAAAAAAGGCGGGATGATTTTATCAAGAATATCGACATGCTTTTCCGGCAGGCCCAGATTGAGTTCGAAAAGGAAAATTACCAGGAAACCATGCGGTTATGCGAAAAGATAAAAGAAAAGAGTCCCGGCAATTTTGTGGCTGATAAGCTTAGGATGATCGCATTGGTCGCCTATCGGTATAGGCAGAAAAAGCTGACCACCAACACCTTGATTGAAGAATGGAAACGAACTTTTGAGAGCTATGACAGCAAAACGCTCCCTTATTTGGACCCGATAACCTTCCCTGAAAAGGACGTCTGGGAAAAGATTGAGCGGCGGGGACCGAAGAAGATATTCAAGGAGAAGCCGGTTTCTGAGTTGGATAAGCAGACGGAATTGCTGCTGAGAAGGAAAATCAAATTTCCCTTTACCGATCCGACACCGCTGAGCCAGATAATCCAGTATATCAAGGAGTTCATCCCCAACCTGAATATAATCATCGATACCAGCGCCGGCGTAGACCCGCAGGAGCAGATCAGTTATACCGGCGCGGAGTTGCCGCTGGATTTTGTTTTGCGGGATATGCTGTCCCTGAAGCAGTGGGGTTATTTTATCCGCGAAGGAGTGGTTTATATTTCCTCGTTGGAACGGATAATCCAGGAGCAGATGGAAACGAGATGGTATAGCATCCTTGATCTGACTATTCCGATAATAGATTTCCCCAGCCAGGAAATAGCCTTTGGGATAACGCCGGAAGCAGGCGATTCGGGAACCGTTCAGATGCCCGCCATTTCCGGTGATGAGCTGGTTAACCTGATAAAAGAAACCACGGCCAAGCAGGAAGGCGGATGGGAAAAAGGTAATGTAACATTCCAAGCGACGACCGGGGTTTTGGTTGTTATACATGTGCCTAAGGTGCATAATCAGATAGAATCGCTTCTTAACCAGATTCGCGCTCAAGCAGATGTAGTGGTTACCATTGAAGCGCGATTCCTGTCCGTTCAACAGAACTTCCTGGAGGATATCGGCGTAGACCTGCGTGGTCTTCCAAATACCTTGCCGACTTATTTCCAGGCGCCGCCTCCGGATGGCCCCGGTTTTAGCGACCTGTCGGCCGGTATTGCCGGCGTTTATGCCAGCGGGCAACGGAGTCTGACAGCGCGGGTGGAAAACTTTATCACCAATGCCGACCCCTACTCGCGTTTTATCAGGGATGAAAGGGTATCCCCGTTGGGCGGCGCGGTTTTATCATATTCGGTATTGGGACAGACCTCCTATCAGGCATTGCTTACCGCAGTCCAGAAAGATATACGCACCACGGAGGTTTTCGCCCCCAAGATTACCATTGCCAACGGACAACGGGCGCATATCCAGATGACGGACCAGTTCACCTATATAAAAGATTTTGACGTGGTTATTGTCAATGCCGCCAGTTCTTTGGCAATGGGAGAGCCGAT from Planctomycetota bacterium includes:
- the pilM gene encoding pilus assembly protein PilM is translated as MKSAWGFDISKSSLKAVRLELSEDGVEITDFDVIDYGPSPSRDEATFEQDFRLAFNTFRSRHKLRGEAIVVSPPFHNVFNRFVNLPSVSGERLHEIVKYEAQQHLPFNIEEVIWSYQKIERAYQPGEEIEVVFFAVKRDLIEQFLGLVTNSGLRVDAIQFAPVALYNYIMADYAALGTGKNFVILDIGTNNTNLVLVEGNKFWIRNIPIVGNDITKAIQQKLEIPFEEAERMKVSTTSKESPEAGKIFAATQNILKDLASEIHRSIGFYKSLASGRSVNFDKIILMGNASKTIYFEEFVSQRLQIATVKLSGLGKLELADEVNKTEFSFKLQGLGVATGLALQGLDKSVNKINLLPPEVLQRRAVLRRKPFVAAIAAVLILIPLLLHLSAQGELNRLTKANEQIREVLDKSEKISKNYKKLKEEGDKIKQLTDFTSVGWQRDIWIKILNNLNKLGVFAQPNIAPPKGYVEKGSEADGKYVKEQEQNKIWVLEVKMSRIGKPDDKAVSPAGGFVNMEIICGLTARRKADGEFDPVSSQSFIKDQLVKPLLAEFNIPESASMVNMIGSHPVNELKTDQEIKETERVSEEPRYYRFQVNLQIPVAK
- a CDS encoding bifunctional oligoribonuclease/PAP phosphatase NrnA, translating into MQNAEWESVNNYKTVISKILGVVKKHRRFLITGHARPDGDCLGSELAIARMLTRMGKSAHVINYGSISRELFFMPGVKQVRFYRKGDRLPDDIEVAFVIDSGGLSRLEELEPAVRRMLAAKSKPFLINIDHHPSNGDFGDINWVNAKSSSVGEMIYLLIKQSGVKMDKDIATNLYVSLDTDTGHFCFETTTPMSHQIAADLIEKGVKVRDIYRKIYEDKTIGEMRLFVECLRQTKLAFNGRIAWSVLTRQMYRKFGATPTDSQNYLSTIRAIEGVKVALLFKETEQNPLSIKVSIRTDRPIDADGLVKALGGGGHHRAAGVTMKPPVQQACRQLIKHIAGLIKS
- a CDS encoding fibronectin type III domain-containing protein, whose amino-acid sequence is MKLSNIKQFIASYPERIIFGVCAIIFLVVLIGYFTGGKDNETVSSAIRESDELKKVITLNELAALGKVECLKKIKGNWEEIQQPTEGKAWLMYRPPVITVEFTRESTFIIEKKANLPPAAKSVITDTNRPDEITLTWDGNMSSTAQIKGYRIYRRAQGEKDFAAIAEIPAVTSTESSYTHVDKGLKPESEYSYYFTALSEEPEVIKPESEKSGELKATTLKDYKIEFKSVDEKNNRVWTKIDKYLNGKWDKKEGFVIKGEKIDMDKFVTGCTLKDFQADMKEEIVAGNTMKVAIFKVIYIDKSIEYIKEVKK